The following are encoded in a window of Pseudomonas sp. St316 genomic DNA:
- a CDS encoding SDR family oxidoreductase: protein MPEDLDFSGQTVLVTGGAQGIGRAIVEAFALRGARVVIADLGLARAEAVAGELTVMGCQVQAVGVDLADATAVFGMMTELEQRLGKLDILVHNAGYFPLTPFAEITPSMLERTLAVNLSALFWLTQAALPMFRRQGQGCVLVTSSVTGPRVAYPGLSHYAASKAGVNGFIRNAALELAAENVRVNGVEPGMIATPAMTNLGDDDVNQDIARRVPLGRLGQPSDIAGAMLFLASSLAGYVTGQTLVVDGGSTLPEV from the coding sequence ATGCCTGAGGATCTGGATTTCAGCGGCCAGACCGTATTGGTCACAGGCGGTGCCCAGGGCATTGGCCGGGCCATCGTCGAAGCGTTTGCCCTGCGTGGGGCTCGCGTGGTCATTGCCGACCTGGGCCTGGCCCGGGCCGAAGCAGTGGCCGGCGAATTGACCGTCATGGGCTGTCAGGTGCAAGCGGTGGGGGTTGACCTGGCCGACGCAACGGCAGTCTTCGGGATGATGACCGAGCTGGAGCAGCGCTTGGGGAAGCTGGATATCCTGGTGCACAACGCCGGGTATTTTCCACTGACGCCATTCGCCGAGATCACCCCATCGATGCTTGAGCGAACGCTGGCGGTGAACTTGTCGGCGCTGTTCTGGCTGACCCAGGCCGCGTTGCCGATGTTCCGGCGCCAGGGCCAAGGCTGCGTGCTGGTGACCTCCTCGGTCACCGGCCCGCGGGTGGCGTATCCAGGGCTCAGCCACTACGCGGCCTCCAAGGCCGGAGTCAATGGTTTCATTCGCAACGCCGCGCTGGAACTGGCGGCCGAGAATGTCCGCGTCAATGGCGTCGAACCAGGCATGATCGCGACACCGGCCATGACCAACCTGGGCGACGATGACGTCAACCAGGACATCGCCCGCCGGGTGCCGCTGGGTCGATTGGGCCAACCGAGCGACATCGCTGGCGCCATGCTGTTCCTGGCGTCGAGCCTGGCCGGCTATGTGACCGGGCAGACCTTGGTGGTCGATGGAGGGTCGACCTTGCCGGAGGTTTGA